From a single Glycine soja cultivar W05 chromosome 19, ASM419377v2, whole genome shotgun sequence genomic region:
- the LOC114398580 gene encoding uncharacterized protein LOC114398580 → MENGGFPFQMPMLTKNNYDNWSIKMKALLGAQDVWDIIENGFEEQDEASLSQGVNETLKESRKRDMRALFLIYQSVDEDTFEKISNATTAKEAWDKLQTCNKGVEQVKKIHLQTLRGDFERLFMEESKSISDYFSRVLAVVNQLKRNGEDVDEVKVIEKILRTLNPSFDFIVTNIEENKDLKTMTIEQLMGSLQAYEEKQKRKIKQKEATEQLLQLNVKEANYANYKSQRGRGRGQDRGRG, encoded by the coding sequence ATGGAGAATGGAGGTTTTCCTTTCCAAATGCCAATGCTCACAAAGAACAACTATGATAATTGGAGTATCAAGATGAAGGCGCTACTAGGAGCTCAAGATGTGTGGGATATCATAGAGAATGGCTTCGAGGAGCAAGATGAAGCCTCGCTAAGCCAAGGTGTAAATGAGACGTTGAAGGAGTCAAGAAAGAGAGACATGAGAGCTCTCTTTCTCATTTATCAATCGGTGGATGAAGATACATTTGAGAAGATATCCAACGCAACGACGGCCAAAGAAGCATGGGATAAGCTTCAAACTTGCAACAAAGGAGTTGAGCAGGTAAAAAAGATTCATCTTCAAACTCTTAGAGGTGACTTTGAGCGTTTGTTTATGGAGGAGTCCAAGTCAATTTCTGATTATTTTTCTCGAGTATTGGCCGTAGTcaatcaacttaaaagaaatggtGAAGATGTTGATGAGGTGAAGGTCATAGAAAAAATACTTCGAACTTTAAATCCAAGTTTTGACTTCATTGTTACcaacattgaagaaaacaaggatttaAAGACCATGACTATTGAGCAACTCATGGGTTCCTTACAAGCAtacgaagaaaaacaaaagagaaaaattaaacaaaaggagGCTACGGAGCAACTACTACAACTCAACGTAAAGGAAGCAAACTATGCAAATTACAAGAGCCAAAGAGGACGAGGTCGCGGCCAAGATCGTGGACGTGGATGA